A region from the Triticum urartu cultivar G1812 chromosome 1, Tu2.1, whole genome shotgun sequence genome encodes:
- the LOC125531539 gene encoding pentatricopeptide repeat-containing protein At4g01030, mitochondrial-like, protein MAQAISLPALPTPHHHHHYVAPRSPRPSRGAYSPSLLRAELPLSAALRVGDDSSFRDARFLLSLLRQCGDLLHGEDEKSPEEERTDLAAARRLAPQLHSLAVRAGHATREPHVACALADLLERLGRGASGRRLLAEGDGEDWKDAVLWNKQVAMLAEAGDWDGAIAAFREMRARGVAADGYACARALHACGRAGRPREGRAVHAHALRAGLVDAHPLVPGFLAGMYAEGADVAAAKTVLLRTAGAGVVAWNAVIACCVRLGLVDDALELAERMARDAETSAVADPTLITWNTVLSGCARHGRDREALAVVGRMLEQGLSPDAATVSSLLKSVANSGSLDHGTEVHCFFLRHGLAPDAYTGTALVDMYAKCGRLDLAQRVFDGLEHRNLATWNSLVAGHANAGQFDRALELVEAMKRHRLDPNVTTWNGLITGYAINGLSSQAMLLLRQIKSAGVAPNVVSWTSLISGSCHSGDYQSSFTFFSEMQQDGVQPSLVTMLVLLRACAGLAHLNKGKELHCFALRRAYDGEVVVSTALVDMYAKAGSLTSAKRVFGRVQGKNLVCCNAMLTGLAVHGQAHEAAALFHDMWRSGLKPDGITFTALLTACRSMGLVTEAWEYFDDMEAKYGVAPTAEHHACMVDLLARRGYLDEAMAFIERSPAEPGASSWGALLTGCAIHGNLDLAESAARHLFRLEPHNSANYLAMMSMYEQHQMFDEAESLKYAMKARGVDARPGWSWTQVGRSVRVFEVDGGSPPHPETPEIYEEMSRLVSQIRMVGYVPDTGCIAYDVPEEEKERLLLCHTEKLAVVYGLIRSDKSGAPVRVVKNTRMCRDCHEVIKHVSALCGRQIILRDASRFHHFVDGKCSCDDYW, encoded by the coding sequence ATGGCGCAGGCCATCTCCCTCCCCGCGCTCCCCActccccaccaccaccaccactacgTCGCGCCTCGCAGCCCGAGACCCTCGCGCGGAGCCTACTCGCCGTCCCTCCTCAGAGCCGAGCTCCCCCTCTCCGCCGCGCTACGAGTCGGGGACGACTCCTCGTTCCGCGACGCCCGGTTCCTGCTCTCCCTGCTGCGCCAATGCGGCGACCTGCTCCACGGCGAGGACGAGAAGTCTCCGGAAGAGGAGCGCACCGACCTGGCTGCGGCCCGGAGGCTCGCGCCGCAGCTGCACTCACTGGCCGTGAGGGCGGGGCACGCGACGCGGGAGCCCCACGTGGCGTGCGCGCTCGCGGACCTCCTCGAGCGGCTGGGCCGCGGCGCCTCGGGCCGAAGGCTTCTGGCCGAGGGGGACGGCGAGGACTGGAAGGACGCGGTGCTGTGGAACAAGCAGGTGGCGATGCTGGCTGAGGCGGGGGACTGGGACGGCGCGATCGCCGCGTTCCGGGAGATGCGGGCGCGCGGGGTGGCCGCCGACGGGTACGCGTGCGCGCGGGCGCTCCACGCGTGCGGCCGCGCCGGGCGCCCGCGGGAGGGGCGGGCCGTGCACGCGCACGCGCTCCGGGCCGGGCTCGTCGACGCGCACCCGCTCGTCCCTGGGTTCCTCGCCGGCATGTACGCCGAGGGCGCCGACGTGGCCGCGGCGAAAACGGTGCTGCTTCGGACGGCCGGCGCTGGCGTTGTCGCGTGGAACGCGGTGATCGCCTGCTGCGTCCGGCTCGGGCTGGTGGACGACGCCTTGGAGCTCGCGGAGCGCATGGCGAGGGACGCCGAGACGTCGGCGGTGGCTGACCCCACGCTGATCACCTGGAACACCGTGCTCTCCGGCTGCGCGCGCCACGGCCGCGACCGGGAGGCGCTCGCCGTCGTCGGGAGGATGCTGGAGCAGGGCCTGTCGCCGGACGCCGCCACCGTGTCCAGCCTGCTCAAGTCGGTGGCCAACTCCGGCTCCCTCGACCACGGCACGGAGGTCCACTGCTTCTTCCTCCGGCACGGCCTCGCGCCGGACGCGTACACGGGGACGGCGCTGGTGGACATGTACGCCAAGTGCGGCCGCCTCGACCTCGCCCAGAGGGTGTTCGACGGATTAGAGCACCGGAACCTGGCCACCTGGAACTCGCTCGTCGCGGGGCACGCGAACGCCGGGCAGTTCGACAGAGCGCTGGAGCTCGTGGAGGCCATGAAGCGGCACCGGCTCGACCCGAACGTGACCACCTGGAACGGGCTGATCACCGGGTACGCCATAAACGGGCTGAGCTCGCAGGCGATGCTGCTGCTCCGGCAGATCAAGTCCGCCGGCGTGGCGCCCAACGTGGTCTCCTGGACCTCACTGATCTCCGGGAGCTGCCACAGCGGCGACTACCAGTCCTCATTCACCTTCTTCTCCGAGATGCAGCAGGACGGCGTCCAGCCGAGCCTGGTCACCATGCTGGTCCTGCTCCGTGCCTGCGCCGGCCTCGCCCACCTGAACAAGGGCAAGGAGCTGCACTGCTTCGCGCTGCGGCGAGCCTACGACGGCGAGGTCGTCGTCTCCACGGCGCTCGTCGACATGTACGCGAAGGCCGGGAGCCTGACGAGCGCCAAGAGGGTGTTCGGCCGGGTCCAGGGCAAGAACCTGGTGTGCTGCAACGCGATGCTCACCGGGCTGGCGGTGCACGGGCAGGCGCACGAGGCGGCGGCGCTGTTCCACGACATGTGGCGGTCGGGGCTGAAGCCGGACGGCATCACCTTCACGGCGCTGCTCACCGCCTGCCGGTCCATGGGCCTGGTCACCGAAGCGTGGGAGTACTTCGACGACATGGAGGCCAAGTACGGCGTGGCGCCAACAGCCGAGCACCACGCCTGCATGGTCGACCTACTGGCCCGGCGCGGGTACCTCGACGAGGCGATGGCCTTCATCGAGCGGTCGCCGGCCGAGCCCGGAGCGAGCTCGTGGGGCGCGCTCCTCACCGGCTGCGCGATCCACGGCAACCTCGACCTCGCGGAGTCCGCGGCGAGGCACCTCTTCAGGCTGGAGCCGCACAACTCGGCCAACTACCTGGCGATGATGAGCATGTACGAGCAGCACCAGATGTTCGACGAGGCGGAGAGCCTCAAGTACGCCATGAAAGCAAGAGGAGTGGACGCGAGACCAGGGTGGAGCTGGACACAGGTCGGCCGGAGCGTCCGCGTCTTCGAGGTCGACGGCGGGTCGCCGCCGCACCCGGAGACGCCGGAGATATACGAGGAGATGAGCCGCCTGGTGTCGCAGATCAGGATGGTGGGGTACGTGCCGGACACCGGCTGCATCGCCTACGACGTCCCCGAGGAGGAGAAGGAGCGGCTGCTGCTCTGCCACACCGAGAAGCTCGCCGTCGTCTACGGGCTGATCCGGTCGGACAAGAGCGGGGCGCCCGTTAGGGTGGTGAAGAACACCAGGATGTGCAGGGACTGCCATGAGGTGATCAAGCACGTTTCGGCTCTGTGTGGCCGGCAGATCATCCTCCGTGATGCCTCTCGGTTCCACCATTTCGTCGACGGCAAGTGCTCCTGCGACGACTACTGGTGA